In Spiroplasma clarkii, the DNA window ATATGGAAAAAGTTAAGTTAATTTATCAAAATTGAAATGATATTAAACCAATTTTATTAAGTTTTAGTAAAGAACTTTTAACTGAAAAAAATCAAGCTTATAGTTCTGAAATCAAAGCTATTTTACAACAAAACTTTGAACAATTCTTTACTTATTTTGATAAAGTCAAAATAAACCCAAATATTAAAAAAGTCTATATTTTTGGCGGACTATTTAAAAGTGATTTTTATAGAGAGTGTTTTAACCAAGCATTTCAAAGCAGGGGTTTAACACCTATCTTTAATTAAATTTAAATGGATTGTTTTATAAAAAGGTAGTGTTTTATTTTTTCAATTTAAGATCTCAATAGCACAAATTAGTTTCTAATTTGTGTTTTGGTTTTTATTGAATTTTAATCATTATTGACAGCTACCTTTCTTTAAAATTGTCAAAAATCTCTAAATGCTAGATAAAAGGTTTAAGACAAGAATATTTTAAAAACATCTTTCTAATTAACTTTTGATTAATAAAAATGAAAAATTTTAAAATCTATTAAAATATAAAGGAGTTTTTCATAGAATAGCAGAATTTATGCACACTTTAAGTTTTATTTTTATTCAAAAAGCGCAAAAATATAATATTTTTTTTGAATATTGTTGATTTTTTTACATTTTTTATGGTATTCTAGTAGTAGATTTCAGAGTGAGATACGAAAGGTTTATTTAAATTATTTTGTATCTCTGAGATCACAAAATATTGAAAAAAATAACTCAATTTTTGAAAGGAAAAAAATAAATGAAAAAATTATTAGGATTATTAGCAGCTACTGGATTAGTTGCAAGTACTAGTGCATCAGTTGTTGCATGTGGAGATGCAGATGCTAAGACTTTAGGAAGTGTTACTTTAGAAGGTTCAGCAGAAAAAATGATTGGAACTGTAAAAGATGTTACAATCGAAGCATTTGTTGAAGGAAAAGCAACACTTAATATTACATCAGATAAAGATGACAAAACAATTTTATCAGCTTCAAATTCAACACCATTTACTGCTGAAAACTTAAAATCAGATGTTCTTATAACATTAAAAAACCCATCAGAAGTAACTAAAGAAGAAGTTAAAGAAGTTCTTACTGTAAAATACAACGATGTTGTAATTGGAAAAATCAATGTAACAGTTAAAAAAGATACAGGACTTGCACTTCCAGGAGATACTGCTTCAATTAGTGTAAGCGATACAGAAGTTTCATTAGCAGTAGATGATACAAAAGTAATTACAATCACTATTACTGGAACTGTTGAAGGATTGGATGTTGTATCTGGAACTCCAGCAACTGCAACTGTTTCAGTAATTGTAGATAACCAATTCACAATTACTGCAGTAGCTGAAGGTACTTCAACAATTACTGTTTCTTCAACAACTGACGATGTAGCTGATGTTACAATTGCTGTGACTGTTACTGCTGCAGGTGGAGATGGAGAAACTGAAGAATAATCTCAACAATCATTATTAATTTTTAAAAACTTTGAATATTTATTATTTTAAAGTTAACCTAAACCATTTGGTTTAGGTTTTTTTATTCTTTTATGACATGATTAGAATATCTAAAATATTAATTAAAGTCATGATGTTGTTTGACACAACTTCTGAATTTGTTTGATCATTATTCTTAGTAACTTTAAATAAATTCTAGTAAAATAATTCTATTTTTTGTAAAGTTTAAAGATTATTTTGTAGCTATCAAAACAAATTTGGACTTTTAGTAATTTTAATACAACTTTCAATAAATTGCTAGTTTAATAGGAGTGCTTTTTATATCAACTTGAGTATTTTTTCTTAAAAAATATAAAGTTTGATTGAGCTCAGACAGAGATGCTTTTAATTTTTTGTGGCATATCTTCAGGTTTCACTCCTTCATTTTCAAGAACAACTTTTGATTTGTAGAGCATTTCATTATCAAATTCAATCATACTATAATAGTTATCACCAAGTGATGCGATAAGGTTACCATCACAACATTGAATTATCATAATCTCTCGTCTAGGTATATTTAATGGTGTTGTGAAATTGCATATAAAGTACTTTTCCTTTTCATAGGTAACAGTTAGATCTCTTGCAACCACTCTAATTGATTTGTGTCCCAAAATAATATTTAGATCTCCCTCAAATTTTTTGAATGAATTTGTAGTAAAATCTTTTTGAAGCGTTACAACATGATTATTTAAATACTCAACAAATTTTGGTAAGACTAGATTGGCCTCATTAATATTTGTGACTTTATTTTGTTCCATAAAGGTAGTGATTGTACCTTTAATGGTTTTTCAGAGCCTTTCAATCCTTGGTTTGAATTGTGGTGAAATTGATGATTGGATGTCAATACCTAAGTTTTTAGCTACAAATGCAAACTGAATTCAAGAATCTTCGGGCGAAGATTCTTTTTTTTCACTCCAAAAAGTTCTGCGTTTGTCAGTTCTTAGCACTTCAAAAGTCCCATAATTTTTTAAGACCGGTTTCAAAGCATTGAAATAACCTTCAGTAGTTTCTTGATGATCAAAATATAATCCTAAAACCTCTCCACTTGCCTCATCAATATAACCATGCAATGCCCAAATCTCCTCATCACTGAATCTTCAAAATGTAGCATCAGCTTCAACAACATGACCACGCCTTTGGGTTCTTGGCCTTGCAATATGGATATTTTCTTTTGCTCTTTCTGTAGCTGAGGAGGGAACCAGTAGACTTTGAGGTCTATTTTTCAACTCTTCTTCTTTTGCTAACAATTTGATAGTTTTTTTATGTGCCAGTTTTGAGCAATGATTTTTAGATCTTAAAATATTGTAAATATATGAATAACTCACCCACTGATAGTCATATCTTTTATCTGCTTTTAAATAGCGCATAAAATCCCTAAAATTACAGTTTAAGTACTCATCCCTAAAAATCCTGCTAATCTCTAGTGCTTGCATATGGGTTCGCTTTTGAGCATGCTTATTGTTTTTATTTTTGTGGATAAAGAAGGCCTCACCAATTTCTTTGTATTTTTTAATGGCATCATAAAACCATGATCTACTACCACCACTTTTTATCAAAAGTTCTCTTTTGGCTGCTTTATCCCTGGATAAAGCAGCCTCCCTAATAATATCTTGTATATGTTTGTTGGTTTTCATTTGTCTTTTACCTCTATAATTTCTTTTCATTTTTATTCCCTGATTTCCTTTATTATTATAATAAAGTCCAGTTTTGTTTTGATAACATTTAGTCCTTTTTTGTTTTGATAACAATGCTATTTTTTGTAAAGTTTAAAGATTATTTTATAAATAACACGTTTTTATGGTACTCTATTAATAGGTTCTAGAATGAGAACGAAAATGAGAATGAGTATATGAAATGTATGAAAGGAAATTAAGGTTTCTTCTGGAATCGAATTTAAAGAAAAAACAACTTAATTTTTTGAAAGGAAAAAAAATTGAATGAAAAAATTATTAGGATTATTAGCAGCAACTGGATTAGTTGCTAGCACAGGGGCAACTGTTGTTGCCTGTGGTGAAACAGTAAATGCATTAGCAAATGTTACACTAAACAATACCACAAAATCTTTTGAAGTTAAAGATGTTACAATTCCAGCATTTGTTACTGGAAAAGCAAACTTTGCATTTGAATCAAATGCAGCAACAGGAAAATCAATTCTTGTAGTTGAACAAATGACTAACCTAGATACTAGTGTTTTAAAATCAAATGTTAAAATTAGCTTAAAAGCAGGTACAGCAAAATTAGCTGCAGATGTTACAGAAATTATTACTGTAAAATACAATGATGCAGTTATAGGTACTATTAATGTTACTATTAAAAAAGACACTGAAAGTGCTGCAGTAACAGGTACAATTACAAACCCAGGTGATCAAGTTGTATTAGTTAAAGCTAGTGACCGTGTTGCTGTCACAAAAGAAATTACAATTACTACTACTGGAACTGTTGAAGGATTATCAGTTTCTTCTGGAACAGAATCAGTTGCAACTGCAACAAATGTAGGTAATAAAATCACTATTTCAATTCCTACAACTGCTTCACTTAACTCAACATCAAAAATTACAGTTAAGTCAGCTACTACAGGGGTAGAAGAAATTTCATTTACTGTGACTGTTAAAACAGCTGGGACAATTACAAAACCAGCTAATATTAAAGCAGCAGCAGGCATTAAAGAAGAAATTGTAATTGCTGCTAGTGACTTTGATTTAGTTGGGAAAATAAAAGTTGCAGCAAATCCTGCTCATGCAACTGTAACGTATAGTGAACAAGGTAGAAAAATTGAGTTCACAGGTTTGGAGGCTGCTCTTGGAACAAATGTTACTGTTACAATCAGTTCAGAAGATACTGCTGTTGAACCAGTTACATTTGATGTATCAGTTGTAGCAGGCTTTATTGTACAACCAATGGATATTGTTCGTACTAGTGGTGCTACTACTGTGGACGAAACACTTACCATTGCAGTTAAGGGTACTGTTACAGATTTTACTGTTTTAACATCACCAGAAACACCTACTGGTATTACTGAAGTTAGCATTAATCCAATTACCGGTGTGCTTTCATATAAAGTTGCTGCAGGATTAAATGCAGAAGCTGTTACTACAGTGACAATTGCTGCTACTGGAGTTACTGGAGTTACTGCAGTTACATTTACTGTGACTGTTAGTGCTGCATAATAACATCAATAACCATTATAAATTTTAAAAACTATTAAAATTAATAAATTTAGATTTTACCCTATACCATATGGTATAGGGTTTTTATAAATTAAGAATTTTGACATGAACTTGAAAAGGGCTGGCTGAAATAAAAACAAATGTTAACCCAAACCCATCTTGATCATTAAACAAAATTTCTTTCTATAAGTGTTAAAATATTTCAAAAAAATATTATTTTCACTTGATTCTACTTAAAAGTGTAGTATAATTTAAGTAGGTTTTGTTGGGAATAAGACTGAAGTTAGATTGAAAATATTAAAGTTTTTTAGTGTCATAAATTTTACTTTACAATTTTTGCAAAACCAAAAAAATAGTTTTCTTTTGCTAGAGAACAAAATTATAACAAGGTTAAAATTATTCGTTAGATTATTTGGTCTAGTTCAGGCAAAACAGTTAGGTTGTTTTGCCTGGTTGTCAATCTATACTATTTAAAATTTTTTTACAAGTTTTTTATTAATCTAGCTAGTAGTTGTGAATACATATATCCTTATTTGCATTTGAATATTGTTGTTTATAAACAAGCGTGAATATTGCCAATTAAACTGCATTGGTTGTGATTTTTAAGCATTTGGTAATCTGCTTACCAGTTCAAAGTTACAATTGTTAAGGTATCTCCAAAATATTGGTAATATAACAACAATACTGAGCACTTTTTTCAATAAAAACTTATAATACTTGTATGTCGGGACCATTATTTATTAATTTAGGTAATGGATTACAATGATTGTGAGCTTATTGTAGTTATTTTTTCAAACGTTTTAAATTATTAATAATATAAAAAAACATAACTAAAGTAACTTACCTGCTTTTGTTACTTTGCTAGAAATGTTTTACCATGTGTTGAAGTCTATACTTTACACCGTTCTTTATCACAACAACTTGATTTTCTCCTAGCAAATTGTCTGTAAAACTAAAATTGTGATTTATCACAAGATTAACAACTAATCTGGGGTTTCCTCAAATTGGTTGTTTTTTGTTTGTCAATGATCTTTAAATTTATTTTGAAATCTAAAAATATTCAAAGAATATTATTCCAAAAGTAAAGGTCAGTTTTAGTTAAAACCATGAATAAAAACCTAATTACAAAAGGTTTTTATTCAGTATATTTTTTTTAATTTCAACAATTCTTTCTACTAGTCTACGGAATTTCTTGAATATTTTATAAAAAGTGTTAAGATAATTGCGTATCAACCCAATGAGAGGAGAAAAGAGAATGAAAACTAAGTTTTTTAAAAAAATACATTCATTTTCACAAATAAATTTACTAATTTATTGTTATGCTGGGGTTCAAGGTTTTAGAGCCACATGACAATACACATCAATTAATGCAAATGTTAGTGGCTGAACAATTCTTGAAAAAGAGGTTAACCAAAACCACTAATGAAAAGGATCTTAAAATATTTAGCAAGTCTTTCTTTGCTAGCACAATTAACAACAGTCACAATTGCTTGTTCAAAGTCTCGTGGTCCTGAAGTTCTTGATGGTTTATGAATTACAGTGGGAGAAAAATATGATGAAATTGCAAAAAAAATTAATAATAAACTTGAAAATGTAGTTTATCAATATGAATTAACAGTGAGAAATAGTTCAAATTCAGAACTTAAGTTTGATAAAAATTACCAAGCCTTTGTTGGGGATAAGTTTAATTTTAAAGTTATCCACAAAGAAAATGCTGAACCAAAAACTAAAACAATTTTAGTAATTGATGGGCGTGAAGAATTCACCAAAAGTCTCTTGGGGACACTTAAAAATAATCTCTATGTTAATCATAGTCTAGATGATTTAAAAAAATTTGTTTTTGAAAAAAATCTAGAAATTCATTATCAACAAGATTATCTAGTTTATCTTAAAATTGATAATAAATATCAATTAGTTGCTGAAGATTATTATTTTCAAACAAATGATATTGTCATGTTTGAAGCAAAAACAGCAACTTCATATTATGTTAGTGGTAACTTTGAGTTTACCCCAAAAGATAAAAGATTAGATCTTGCAGAATTTGATTTTACAAGTTCAATTGGCCAAGGTTGAAATGACATAAGAATTGAAATTGCTTTAATGAAAATAACTGAAGTTGATGATGCCATAGATTGAGTTGACATAAAAATTTGTAGAGATAATACTTCTTTTGATTTGGATAATAGATATGAAGCACTTGAGGGAGATATTTTATTAATCAAACCAAGTGAACATAGTCTTAAATTTAAAAATAGTAACCAAACCAAAGTAGTTTTTAAAAAATTTGCAACTAGTTACTTTTTAAATTGAACTACAATCAGAGTGGGTTGAACCTTACAAAAAACAAAAGCACACTTGTATGATGTAGTCATAAAAAAACTAGAATATTTTGCCAATCCAGATTATCTCTTTGAAGAAGATGAAATCCAAATAACAATTAATGGTAGCACAGATTTAAGCCCAGATTATCAACTTAAAAAAAGTGATGAAATCTATATTAGTATAAACACATCACTAATGGAAGGAACAATAAAAAAAGAGGCTCAATAATAATAGTTTAGTGAAAAAATGCATAGATTCTTTTCTTGTAGTGACCAGGAGGACTAACATGAAAAAATTATTAAAGCTTTTAGTAGCAACAGCTACAATAATGCTGCAAAAATAGTTAATTTTTAAAAATTAACTATTTTTTTAATTTTTCAATAAAATACTGTAATAATTTTTATTTTGAAAAAAATATTCACGGGTTTTAAACTATAATAAAGGTGTAGAAGTAATGACTAGACTTTGAGCTCGTTAATTTACTTTATTCTAATAGCTAAATGCAAATTTTTTTTGCCATAAAAAAATCTTGTCAAGCTAGTTGGTAGAGCAAGGGAGGCAATTTTATGAAAAAACTATTAAAAATAATGACTTTTAGTTTTAGTGTTGTTATTGTGGGATCTCAATTGACTCAAGTTGTTGCTTGTACTAAGACAAGATTTGTACTACCAAATCAAGTAAATACTTTAAGTGAGGCCCAGATAGCTCTTGTGGATTACCGAGAAAAACAAGCGTCTCTAGCAAAAACAGTTAGCGTGTGAGTAAAAGAATTAGAATAAAAAGGCACAAGTGTAGCTGAATCAAAAAAAATGAAAATGAATTCATATGATTTTCAGTGATTGTATTGCCTTGATATGATTATTATTGCTATTGAAGCTCGAATTGAACTGTTTAATGCAGCAAAAAATAACCATGATATTGGCTATAAAAAAGATTTAATTTCTCAAGCTTTTATTAGATATGCAGCTATTGGTAGACAAGAAGGGAATTATATCGAAGAAACATTGAGTTTTATTGAAAGTTTAGCAGATTGGGCAACTAGCGGTTTTTAGGCTACTAGTTATTAACGGAAAAAATTAAAATTTCTTAAAATACCCTTTAAATAAAAGTGTTTAATACGGCATAAAGATTGCAATTTCAGAATATTACCATTATAATAAAAACATTAAAGAAATCAGTCTATTTATAGACCCTAACTTTTCTTTAATTAAAAATTGTATTTAAAAAAGGCAGGTGTTATTTATGAAAAAGTTACTTTCAGTTATTTCGAGTCTCTCAATTGTTTCAACAAGTGCATCAGCAATAGTTGCATGTAATTCAGACCCGCTTCCGATTGCAGG includes these proteins:
- a CDS encoding lipoprotein; translated protein: MKKLLGLLAATGLVASTSASVVACGDADAKTLGSVTLEGSAEKMIGTVKDVTIEAFVEGKATLNITSDKDDKTILSASNSTPFTAENLKSDVLITLKNPSEVTKEEVKEVLTVKYNDVVIGKINVTVKKDTGLALPGDTASISVSDTEVSLAVDDTKVITITITGTVEGLDVVSGTPATATVSVIVDNQFTITAVAEGTSTITVSSTTDDVADVTIAVTVTAAGGDGETEE
- a CDS encoding DDE-type integrase/transposase/recombinase, with protein sequence MKRNYRGKRQMKTNKHIQDIIREAALSRDKAAKRELLIKSGGSRSWFYDAIKKYKEIGEAFFIHKNKNNKHAQKRTHMQALEISRIFRDEYLNCNFRDFMRYLKADKRYDYQWVSYSYIYNILRSKNHCSKLAHKKTIKLLAKEEELKNRPQSLLVPSSATERAKENIHIARPRTQRRGHVVEADATFWRFSDEEIWALHGYIDEASGEVLGLYFDHQETTEGYFNALKPVLKNYGTFEVLRTDKRRTFWSEKKESSPEDSWIQFAFVAKNLGIDIQSSISPQFKPRIERLWKTIKGTITTFMEQNKVTNINEANLVLPKFVEYLNNHVVTLQKDFTTNSFKKFEGDLNIILGHKSIRVVARDLTVTYEKEKYFICNFTTPLNIPRREIMIIQCCDGNLIASLGDNYYSMIEFDNEMLYKSKVVLENEGVKPEDMPQKIKSISVWAQSNFIFFKKKYSSWYKKHSY
- a CDS encoding lipoprotein — translated: MKKLLGLLAATGLVASTGATVVACGETVNALANVTLNNTTKSFEVKDVTIPAFVTGKANFAFESNAATGKSILVVEQMTNLDTSVLKSNVKISLKAGTAKLAADVTEIITVKYNDAVIGTINVTIKKDTESAAVTGTITNPGDQVVLVKASDRVAVTKEITITTTGTVEGLSVSSGTESVATATNVGNKITISIPTTASLNSTSKITVKSATTGVEEISFTVTVKTAGTITKPANIKAAAGIKEEIVIAASDFDLVGKIKVAANPAHATVTYSEQGRKIEFTGLEAALGTNVTVTISSEDTAVEPVTFDVSVVAGFIVQPMDIVRTSGATTVDETLTIAVKGTVTDFTVLTSPETPTGITEVSINPITGVLSYKVAAGLNAEAVTTVTIAATGVTGVTAVTFTVTVSAA